In the genome of Plasmodium yoelii strain 17X genome assembly, chromosome: 14, one region contains:
- a CDS encoding aquaporin, putative produces MKTKGGLLLYINYAKYAIKASVKIIKSHIKDIREEINVKSFSKYKYNFLFEFIGSFIFVFLISVYMLNSNQNEEYIIKHINQINPYKKNDIFINELNLHNNDINGSEDIRNISDIKNINSINDMKLHEASTLLNQGNKQLKEQNDTSFEKNKISNTPKIENSIGEEKEKTIPNTNEDSTTIVNDNKREEDEVTNIGEKNVNTKNIDDTTINDDLIEKNEKINETTDIHSLPKDSNKEKLTKDVDEVIFKDKVNEYSKIKLDDINNMDLKKFDDIKILKDSNNKNNSNHAIYSFFGCLIYVLFIILGAHINPAYTYALWLIEPQKYGFVITTLYATFQYIGGILASILCAHIYGSIFIYSLLPRKHIMKTFLCEFVSTFLLTILLLSFYNYKKLFKEENQNEEEFAFNKDKIKNMSSLYSSHSFEDIYEYDIFNTYSTRSTSNNKYKKLFIYFDNKYIKYIINHIFYLLFIFFSLLFFVFVTNTTLNPMFSTSTLCTYLYFKYVQSSNSFSFFSIFFSFLSFGKIIQVIIFYIKSLPLWIGPYAGSACATFFMKLFKDNNEEIVNVIDTNVYNYNGTKEKMPLINTNNTNQNAYLEEYNDHICYNSNNYLNYKIF; encoded by the coding sequence ATGAAAACGAAAGGCGGACTATTGTTATACAtaaattatgcaaaatacGCGATAAAGGCAAGTGTTAAGATTATTAAAAGTCATATAAAAGACATACGAGAagaaataaatgtaaaatcATTTAGcaaatacaaatataattttctttttgaaTTCATTggttcatttatttttgtttttttaatatctgtttatatgttaaactctaatcaaaatgaagaatatataattaaacacaTTAATCAAATTAACccttacaaaaaaaatgatatatttataaatgaaCTCAATCTACACAATAATGATATCAATGGGTCTGAAGATATCAGAAATATTAGTGacatcaaaaatataaattccATAAATGATATGAAATTGCATGAGGCAAGCACATTGTTGAATCAAGGAAATAAACAATTAAAAGAACAAAATGATACaagttttgaaaaaaataaaattagcaATACCCCAAAAATAGAGAATAGTATAGGTgaggaaaaagaaaaaacaatCCCAAATACCAATGAAGATAGTACAACTATtgttaatgataataaaaggGAAGAGGATGAAGTTACAAATATTGgcgaaaaaaatgtaaacaCGAAAAATATTGATGATACAACGATAAATGATGatttaatagaaaaaaatgagaaaataaatgaaacCACAGATATACATTCTCTCCCTAAAGATTCTAATAAAGAAAAACTCACGAAAGACGTTGACGAAGTAATATTTAAAGATAAAGTAAACGAATAtagcaaaataaaattagatgatattaataatatggatttaaaaaaatttgatgACATAAAGATATTAAAAGATAGTaacaacaaaaataatagtaaccatgcaatatattccttttttggatgcttaatatatgtattatttattatacttgGAGCGCATATAAATCCTGCATACACATATGCCTTATGGCTAATTGAACCACAAAAATATGGATTTGTAATTACAACATTATATGCTACTTTTCAATATATCGGCGGAATATTAGCTAGTATTTTATGTGCCCATATATATGGaagtatattcatttattctTTATTACCAagaaaacatattatgaaaaCTTTTTTATGTGAGTTTGTatcaacatttttattaacaatattattactaagcttttataattataaaaaattatttaaggAAGAAAATCAAAATGAAGAAGAGTTTGCTtttaataaagataaaataaaaaatatgtcatCATTATATTCATCACACTCCTTTGAAGATATTTAcgaatatgatatatttaatacatatagCACCAGAAGCACTAGtaacaataaatataaaaagttatttatttattttgataataaatatataaaatatataataaatcatatattttacttattatttattttcttttcgctattattttttgtttttgttaCAAATACCACATTAAACCCAATGTTTTCTACTTCTACTTTAtgcacatatttatattttaaatatgtcCAATCTAGTAATTCCTTTAGTTTCTTCTCGATATTCTTCTCGTTTTTAAGTTTTGGGAAAATAATACAAGTGATAATTTTCTATATCAAGTCTTTGCCTCTATGGATTGGACCATATGCTGGATCAGCTTGTGCGACATTTTTTATGAAGCTCTTTAAAGATAACAATGAAGAAATCGTTAATGTAATTGATACTAATGTATATAACTATAATGGAACAAAGGAAAAAATGCCTTTgataaatacaaataatacgAACCAAAATGCATATCTTGAAGAATACAACGATCATATTTGttataattcaaataattatttaaactataaaattttttaa
- a CDS encoding protein phosphatase PPM5, putative has translation MGTCTSLFKKQYVRDRKNTRRRLSISTKSELPNDTDEIKRSIKELKENEHKFKEGSKSSISFSNKKENQEDEEEKKIDVKKSKIKKRSSIAGVQASHFQEDFEKKCVKIKGSVDKLHENGIGYVCRKGLKPESPNQDDFIIITMENLALYAIFDGHGPYGHDVSNYVQKELPYMIIRDEQLLTNPKKVFTNAFLTIHENIERGTNLYLESIVNGGMKSSSNIGKNKVNETTNIQLDSNTKNIPSESDNDNHSYLESYDNFKSGDNVYSDNYDDNINSDKDNDFYDDNIDQNSESDDSNEYVNEKKKLNKKKKNNKPFFDSTMSGTTATIIVHLFKEKKLYVAYVGDSRAVLGKKKKGSSNKIDAVELTKDHKPNSEGEKKRIIKSGGQVLKLEGDIPYRVFLKNKFYPGLAMSRAIGDTLGHQIGIISEPDFMEVNIDDDEDILVLICSDGVWEFISSEEAVNMIYEYGYDKVQDAAENLAKESWDRWLSEEENIVDDITVQAIYLSDKLKNNNEI, from the exons ATGGGTACATGCACCTcgttatttaaaaaacaatatg TTAGAGATCGAAAAAATACAAGAAGAAGATTGTCTATCAGTACTAAAAGCGAATTACCAAATGATActgatgaaataaaaagaagTATTAAAGAACTTAAGGAAAATGAGCACAAATTTAAAGAAGGATCAAAAAGTAGCATAAGttttagtaataaaaaagaaaatcaagaagatgaagaagaaaaaaaaattgatgtgaaaaaaagcaaaataaaaaaacgatCATCTATTGCAGGGGTGCAAGCGTCGCATTTTCAAGAAGactttgaaaaaaaatgcgTAAAAATTAAAGGATCTGTTGATAAATTACATGAAAATGGTATTGGATATGTTTGTAGAAAAGGATTAAAACCTGAAAGCCCCAATCAAGatgattttattattataacaatgGAAAATTTAGCTTTATATGCCATTTTTGATGGACATGGTCCATATGGTCATGATGTTTCAAATTATGTACAAAAGGAATTACCATACATGATTATAAGAGATGAGCAACTTTTAACAAATCCTAAGAAAGTTTTTACCAATGCCTTTTTAACTATTCATGAAAATATTGAAAGAGGAACAAATCTTTATCTAGAATCAATTGTAAATGGTGGTATGAAAAGTTCTAGTAATATtggtaaaaataaagttaatGAAACTACCAACATTCAATTGGATTCTAATACTAAGAATATTCCAAGTGAGTCAGATAACGATAATCATTCATATTTAGAAagttatgataattttaaaagcGGTGACAACGTATATAGTGACAattatgatgataatatCAACAGTGATAAAGATAATGATTTttatgatgataatattGACCAAAATAGTGAAAGTGATGATTCAAATGAATatgtaaatgaaaaaaaaaaattaaataagaaaaaaaaaaataataaaccaTTTTTTGATAGTACAATGAGTGGTACAACAGCAACAATCATAGTTCATTtgtttaaagaaaaaaaattatatgtagCATATGTCGGAGATTCGAGAGCTGTTTTaggaaaaaagaaaaagggATCTTCAAACAAAATAGATGCTGTAGAGCTAACTAAAGACCATAAGCCTAATTCGGaaggtgaaaaaaaaagaatcaTAAAATCAGGGGGTCAAGTTTTGAAATTAGAAGGAGACATACCTTATCGtgtttttttgaaaaataaattttaccCAGGATTGGCAATGTCACG GGCTATTGGAGACACGTTAGGACATCAGATAGGAATAATCTCGGAACCAGATTTTATGGAAGTTAATATAGATGACGATGAAGATATTCTTGTTTTGATTTGTAGTGATGGAGTATGGGAGTTTATATCGTCAGAGGAAGCCGTTAATATGATTTATGAATATGGCTATGATAAA GTTCAAGATGCTGCGGAGAACCTAGCGAAAGAATCTTGGGATCGTTGGTTAAGTGAAGAGGAAAATATTGTCGATGATATAACAGTACAAGCCATATATTTAtcagataaattaaaaaataacaatgaaatctga
- a CDS encoding protein phosphatase PPM7, putative: protein MPVVNGAHVISMKNYTIVSDGYGEKGIKKTFEDEFFICENLNVYNKSLHPNFNFSCFCLIDGHNGKNTANFLKKNLAQELSNSFTKIQETYDDTLPIPDHFIRIGVNSACKKIDENLSLEYPGCKDGATCVIILIKDDFAYITNIGDSFAYLCRYLNNAHRAIDLVDIHKPWVLSEKERIIKHGGTIENGRINDIIDVTRAFGDFPLKKYGLLCTGTFKKFKITSDDNFILLGTDGFFSFVDINHVTNEIVALSKKEERLVNVEKKKAVFDAKIICKNMVEHAIIDKKSQDNVTVILIKFLHTLK, encoded by the exons ATGCCAGTAGTTAATGGGGCACATGTGATATCTATGA aGAATTATACTATCGTAAGTGATGGTTATGGAGAAAagggaataaaaaaaacttttGAAGATGAGTTTTTCATTTGTGAAAATTTGAATGTCTATAACAAAAGCTTACACcctaattttaatttttc TTGTTTTTGTCTTATTGATGGGCATAACGGGAAAAATACtgcaaattttttaaaaaaaaatttagcaCAAGAATTGTCAAATAGTTTTACAAAAATTCAAGAAACATATGATGATACACTTCCAATACCTGATCACTTTATAAGAATT GGTGTTAATAGTGCctgtaaaaaaattgatgaaaatttatCTTTAGAATATCCAGGGTGTAAAG ATGGAGCAACATGCGttattattcttataaaGGACgattttgcatatataacTAATATAGGGGATTCCTTTGCATATTTATGCAGATACTTAAATAATGCACATAGAG cTATAGATCTTGTGGATATTCACAAACCATGGGTTTTATCAGAAAAAGAAAGAATAATAAAGCACGGTGGAACGATAGAGAACGGAAGAATAAATGATATAATCGATGTAACACGAGCTTTTGGTGATTTTCC GTTGAAGAAATATGGATTATTATGCACAGGAACATTTAAAAAGTTTAAAATAACCTCggatgataattttatactTTTAGGTACAGACGGTTTTTTCAGTTTCGTTGACATTAACCATGTAACAAATGAAATTGTGGCTTTGTCAAAAAAG GAAGAGAGACTAGTAAATGTGGAAAAGAAGAAAGCAGTTTTCGATGCAAAAATcatatgtaaaaatatggTTGAGCATGCTATTATAGACAAAAAATCACAG GATAATGTTACtgttattttaataaaatttttgcatacattaaaatag
- a CDS encoding nuclear matrix protein NMP238: MNIIESNKEKERISLHSHISGLGLDEDGFVHDADLDEPQKIYEKSEQNGNLTNGENIHDNQYNEICNMNGDNNIDTSSNEGEEGKDKIKNLYNCKGMVGQKKAREAAGIFINLIKEKNICKCLLLAGPSGSGKTAIAIAISKEISEEAIPFCIFNASQVYSCEVKKTEILTQYIRKSIGVKIKEIKEVFEGEVVKLEPFYDDTYDEKKISYVHITLKTLKEQKKIKIHSSIYENILKEKIQEKDVIYIESHSGLVKRVGRCSLYQDMFDIETDTFVDLPKGNVHKKKNIIQNVTLYDLDISNVQPKDNILNFFQNAKCKKTEITDKLRNEINKIVYKYVDQGIAQIVPGVLFIDEVHMLDIECFTYLNRTLESNLAPIVILATNRGICNIKGTNIISAHGIPVDLLDRIIIVKTMLYNKEEILQVLKLRCKFENIKIENEALNYLADIGMSCSLRYAIQLLTPAKILSKRKGKKMISKSIIEIVSSIFFDTKRSTQLLLSEKNKYLY; encoded by the exons ATGAATATAATCGAGTCCAACAAAGAAAAAGAGAGAATAAGTCTCCATAGCCATATTAGTGGCTTGGGTTTAGATGAGGACGGATTTGTGCATGATGCTGATTTAGATGAACCTCAAAAGATATATGAAAAAAGCGAACAAAATGGTAATCTCACAAATGGCGAAAATATACATGACAATCAATACAATGAAATATGTAATATGAATGgagataataatattgatacATCAAGTAATGAAGGTGAAGAAGgtaaagataaaataaaaaatttatataattgcaAAGGTATGGTTGGTCAAAAAAAAGCTAGAGAAGCAGCAGGAATATTTATAAACTtaataaaagagaaaaatatttgtaaatGCTTATTATTGGCTGGGCCTAGTGGAAGTGGGAAAACAGCTATTGCTATTGCAATAAGTAAAGAGATTAGCGAAGAGGCTATTcctttttgtatatttaatGCATCTCAAGTATATTCTTGTGAGGTTAAAAAAACTGAAATTTTAACAcaatatataagaaaaagtattggtgtaaaaataaaagaaatcaAAGAAGTATTTGAAGGAGAAGTTGTAAAATTAGAACCATTTTATGATGATACATATGACGAAAAGAAAATATCTTACGTACATATTACTTTGAAAACTttaaaagaacaaaaaaaaataaaaatacattcttctatatatgaaaatatattaaaagagaaaatacaAGAAAAagatgttatatatatagaatcACATAGTGGATTAGTTAAAAGGGTAGGTAGATGTAGTTTGTATCAAGATATGTTTGATATAGAAACAGACACATTTGTTGATTTACCTAAGGGAaatgttcataaaaaaaaaaatatcatacaAAATGTTACATTATACGACTTAGATATATCTAATGTTCAGCCCAAAGATAATATACTTAACTTTTTTCAAAACGCTAAATGTAAAAAGACAGAAATAACAGATAAATTAcgaaatgaaataaataaaattgtttataaatatgttgaTCAAGGAATTGCACAAATTGTTCCTGGTGTCTTATTTATTGATGAG GTGCATATGTTAGATATCGAGTGTTTCACGTATTTAAACCGAACACTAGAATCAAATTTAGCGCCCATTGTTATTTTAGCAACAAATAGGGGAATCTGCAATATAAAAG GTACAAATATAATATCTGCGCATGGAATACCTGTTGATTTACTCGATAGAATAATTATCGTGAAGACGATGTTATATAACAAAGAAGAGATATTACAG gttttaaaattaagatgtaaatttgaaaatataaaaattgaaaatgaaGCCTTAAATTATTTAGCCGACATAG gCATGAGCTGTTCTTTGAGATATGCTATACAGCTTTTAACACCAGCAAAAATTTTATCCAAAAGaaaagggaaaaaaatgataagtAAATCCATTATAGAAATCGTttcttccatttttttcgaCACAAAAAGATCAACGCAACTTTTGTTAAGTGAGAAAAACAAATACTTGTATTAA
- a CDS encoding apicoplast ribosomal protein L33 precursor, putative, with protein MRKCDTLVYFFLFLLIISIKCCQQFITPNNINSIKLPYPKTSSENRRNVNLYARKKKNRKVIVLECTEARKLGKRPSRYVTEKNKVNTPKKLQLYKYNKYLKKRTLHVEIK; from the exons atgAGAAAATGTGACACActagtatatttttttctttttctactTATTATTTCAATAAAATGCTGTCAGCAATTTATCACgccaaataatataaatagcaTAAAATTACCCTATCCAAAAACCAGTTCAGAAAATAGAAGAAATG TAAACTTATAtgcaagaaaaaaaaaaaatcgaaaagTTATAGTTCTTGAATGTACTGAAGCAAGGAAATTAGGGAAACGGCCCTCAAGATACGTgacagaaaaaaataaagttaacACACCAAAGAAATTACAACTATATAAGTATAACAAATACCTTAAAAAAAGAACATTACATGTCGAAATTAAATAA